A DNA window from Procambarus clarkii isolate CNS0578487 chromosome 3, FALCON_Pclarkii_2.0, whole genome shotgun sequence contains the following coding sequences:
- the LOC123760848 gene encoding fibroin heavy chain, producing the protein MCILVLRNGSSLAGIRGLLESKVQNLLQRQSSLNFKESRGFLEPDKLLQTGENFKSIVRFISPERILKDGNISEHCLQTQIDEVENGRLTTKNDLNKINPADNCSKYKACSSSSCVCTDNLPDHKDGDLEDISGQERRYECQSEPVLDKTGKNGDQVWQDAESSRNDASRCWLESVSGLDPDDWHDDDEDAYGEVEVRDSLVPGQNTSINVLLHTGATGRRAVNSPGAAGGGAGGGAGSGAGGGAGGGAGGGAGSGAGGGAGSGAGGGAGSGAGGGAGSGAGSGAGGGAGSGAGGGAGGGAGGGAGGGAGGGAGSGAGGGAGSGAGGGAGSGAGGGAGGGAGGGAGSGAGGGAGSGAGGGAGSGAGGGAGSGAGGGAGSGAGSGAGSGAGGGAGGGAGGGAGGGAGGGAGSGAGSGAGSGAGGGAGSGAGGGAGSGAGSGAGAADAAWPLPGAGDAAGPVVENGDAAGPVVENGDAAGPVVENGDAAGPLPGDAAGPVVENGDAAGPVVENGDAAWPLPGDAAGPLPGAGDAAGPLPGAGDAAGPLVENGDAAWPLPWDAAWPLPWDAWPLPGAGDAAGLVVENGDAAWPVVENGDAAGLVVENGDAAWPVVENGDAAWPLPGDAAWPLPGDAAWPLPGDAAWPLPGDAAWPLPGDAAWPLPGDAAWPVVENGDAAGPVVENGDAAGPVVENGDAAGPVVENGDAAGPVVENGDAAGPVVENGDAAGPLPGDAAGPLPGDAAGPVVENGDAAGPVVENGDAAGPVVENGDAAGPVVENGDAAWPVVENGDAAWPVVENGDAAGPVVENGDAAGPLPGDAAGPVVENGDAAWPLPGDAAGPLPGAGDAAGPVVENGDAAWPLPWDAAWPLPGAAAWPLPGAGDAAWPVVENGDAAWPVVENGDAAWPVVENGDAAWPVVENGDAAGALPLDAAGPPPGDAAGPVVENGDAAWPLPGDGDAAGLLLGDGDGDATEPINGDASWSADGDAAGPGDAGWSVDGASGWSVDGASGWSVAGASGWSVAGDAAGPEVRDRCPWIPPPTRTPNVSPASSVWSGSSGSYIPRQIIDLVIQGLTRLPSTSSGSSFNAAATPQERLTDETLPSQAGDSLPIQQSGLHARLIILTLLIIATAVLLHTVQQEYLDFQDENSDYSSMDEDSDSASLNEFDNSRGHSPTQ; encoded by the exons ATGTGTATTTTAGTCCTTCGTAATG gatCATCCTTGGCTGGTATTCGTGGACTCCTGGAGAGTAAAGTACAAAATCTTTTGCAAAGACAAAGTTCTTTAAACTTCAAAGAGTCTAGGGGATTTTTAGAACCAGACAAGCTACTCCAAACCGGGGAAAATTTTAAAAGTATTGTAAGATTTATTAGTCCTGAACGCATACTGAAAGACGGGAATATTTCAGAGCATTGCCTACAGACGCAAATTGATGAGGTTGAGAATGGTCGTCTCACGACAAAGAATGACTTGAATAAAATTAATCCTGCAGATAATTGCTCCAAATATAAAGCGTGTTCTTCAAGCTCTTGTGTTTGTACAGATAATTTACCAGATCACAAAGATGGTGACCTCGAGGATATAAGTGGCCAGGAGAGACGATACGAGTGCCAGAGTGAGCCAGTACTTGACAAAACTGGGAAAAACGGTGACCAGGTTTGGCAAGATGCAGAGTCGTCTCGGAACGACGCGTCTAGGTGTTGGCTGGAGTCCGTTTCGGGCCTCGACCCTGACGACTGGCATGATGATGACGAAGACGCGTACGGTGAAGTTGAAGTGCGTGATAGTTTGGTTCCTGGACAGAACACGAGCATAAATGTGCTGTTACATACCGGGGCCACTGGACGCCGTGCTGTGAACAGTCCTGGGGCCGCCGGGGGCGGTGCCGGGGGCGGTGCCGGGAGCGGTGCTGGAGGCGGTGCCGGGGGCGGTGCTGGAGGCGGTGCCGGGAGCGGTGCTGGAGGCGGTGCCGGGAGCGGTGCTGGAGGCGGTGCCGGGAGCGGTGCTGGAGGCGGTGCCGGGAGCGGTGCCGGGAGCGGTGCTGGAGGCGGTGCCGGGAGCGGTGCTGGAGGCGGTGCCGGGGGCGGTGCCGGGGGCGGTGCCGGGGGCGGTGCCGGGGGCGGTGCCGGGAGCGGTGCCGGGGGCGGTGCCGGGAGCGGTGCCGGGGGCGGTGCCGGGAGCGGTGCTGGAGGCGGTGCCGGGGGCGGTGCTGGAGGCGGTGCCGGGAGCGGTGCTGGAGGCGGTGCCGGGAGCGGTGCTGGAGGCGGTGCCGGGAGCGGTGCTGGAGGCGGTGCCGGGAGCGGTGCTGGAGGCGGTGCCGGGAGCGGTGCCGGGAGCGGTGCCGGGAGCGGTGCCGGGGGCGGTGCCGGGGGCGGTGCCGGGGGCGGTGCCGGGGGCGGTGCTGGAGGCGGTGCCGGGAGCGGTGCCGGGAGCGGTGCCGGGAGCGGTGCCGGGGGCGGTGCCGGGAGCGGTGCCGGGGGCGGTGCCGGGAGCGGTGCCGGGAGCGGTGCCGGGGCCGCGGACGCCGCCTGGCCTCTCCCTGGGGCCGGGGACGCCGCCGGGCCTGTGGTAGAGAACGGGGACGCCGCCGGGCCTGTGGTAGAGAACGGGGACGCCGCCGGGCCTGTGGTAGAGAACGGGGACGCCGCCGGGCCTCTCCCTGGGGACGCCGCCGGGCCTGTGGTAGAGAACGGGGACGCCGCCGGGCCTGTGGTAGAGAACGGGGACGCCGCCTGGCCTCTCCCTGGGGACGCCGCCGGGCCTCTCCCTGGGGCCGGGGACGCCGCTGGGCCTCTCCCTGGGGCCGGGGACGCCGCTGGGCCTCTGGTAGAGAACGGGGACGCCGCCTGGCCTCTCCCTTGGGACGCCGCCTGGCCTCTCCCTTGGGACGCCTGGCCTCTCCCTGGGGCCGGGGACGCCGCCGGGCTTGTGGTAGAGAACGGGGACGCCGCCTGGCCTGTGGTAGAGAACGGGGACGCCGCCGGGCTTGTGGTAGAGAACGGGGACGCCGCCTGGCCTGTGGTAGAGAACGGGGACGCCGCCTGGCCTCTCCCTGGGGACGCCGCCTGGCCTCTCCCTGGGGACGCCGCCTGGCCTCTCCCTGGGGACGCCGCCTGGCCTCTCCCTGGGGACGCCGCCTGGCCTCTCCCTGGGGACGCCGCCTGGCCTCTCCCTGGGGACGCCGCCTGGCCTGTGGTAGAGAACGGGGACGCCGCCGGGCCTGTGGTAGAGAACGGGGACGCCGCCGGGCCTGTGGTAGAGAATGGGGACGCCGCCGGGCCTGTGGTAGAGAATGGGGACGCCGCCGGGCCTGTGGTAGAGAACGGGGACGCCGCCGGGCCTGTGGTAGAGAACGGGGACGCCGCCGGGCCTCTCCCTGGGGACGCCGCCGGGCCTCTCCCTGGGGACGCCGCCGGGCCTGTGGTAGAGAATGGGGACGCCGCCGGGCCTGTGGTAGAGAACGGGGACGCCGCCGGGCCTGTGGTAGAGAACGGGGACGCCGCCGGGCCTGTGGTAGAGAACGGGGACGCCGCCTGGCCTGTGGTAGAGAACGGGGACGCCGCCTGGCCTGTGGTAGAGAACGGGGACGCCGCCGGGCCGGTGGTAGAGAACGGGGACGCCGCCGGGCCTCTCCCTGGGGACGCCGCCGGGCCTGTGGTAGAGAACGGGGACGCCGCCTGGCCTCTCCCTGGGGACGCCGCCGGGCCTCTCCCTGGGGCCGGGGACGCCGCTGGGCCTGTGGTAGAGAACGGGGACGCCGCCTGGCCTCTCCCTTGGGACGCCGCCTGGCCTCTCCCTGGGGCCGCCGCCTGGCCTCTCCCTGGGGCCGGGGACGCCGCCTGGCCTGTGGTAGAGAACGGGGACGCCGCCTGGCCTGTGGTAGAGAACGGGGACGCCGCCTGGCCTGTGGTAGAGAACGGGGACGCCGCCTGGCCTGTGGTAGAGAACGGGGACGCCGCCGGGGCTCTCCCTTTGGACGCCGCCGGGCCTCCCCCTGGGGACGCCGCCGGGCCTGTGGTAGAGAACGGGGACGCCGCCTGGCCTCTCCCTGGGGACGGGGACGCCGCCGGGCTTCTCCTTGGGGACGGGGACGGGGACGCAACAGAGCCTATAAATGGGGACGCCAGTTGGTCTGCGGACGGGGACGCCGCTGGGCCTGGGGACGCCGGTTGGTCTGTGGACGGGGCCTCCGGTTGGTCTGTGGACGGGGCCTCCGGTTGGTCTGTGGCCGGGGCCTCCGGTTGGTCTGTGGCCGGGGACGCTGCCGGTCCTGAGGTGAGAGATCGGTGCCCCTGGATTCCCCCGCCCACAAGAACTCCGAATGTTTCTCCCGCTAGCAGCGTGTGGAGCGGTTCCTCTGGGTCCTATATACCTCGACAAATAATTGATTTAGTAATTCAAGGACTGACTAGACTACCTTCAACTAGTAGCGGAAGTTCCTTCAATGCAGCGGCTACACCACAGGAGCGATTAACGGATGAGACTCTACCTTCGCAAGCCGGTGACTCTTTGCCCATTCAGCAAAGTGGTTTGCACGCACGCCTCATCATCTTGACGCTGTTGATCATCGCAACAGCGGTCCTATTGCACACTGTTCAACAAGAATATTTAGACTTTCAAGATGAAAATTCCGACTACTCTAGTATGGATGAAGATTCAGACTCCGCTAGTTTAAATGAATTCGATAACTCTCGTGGCCACAGCCCGACACAATGA